Genomic DNA from Entomoplasma freundtii:
AAACGCCTAAATCCAAAACCAAGTTTAAAAAAAGACCCCCGAGGGTCTTTTTTTAAACTAAAATTTCTTAACGACAATTAGGCGAACCATCAATATCAGAGTTTGGTTTGCAATCAAACCCCTCATCTTGTTCTACTTCTGGATTTGTCTCAACTATAATCGTTTCTGTTTCTACTTCAACATCAAGTTCCACAATTTCAGTTTCGCCATTGGTTGGCTTAGGACTTGGCGAACCTTTTTTCTTTTTATCATTTAAGCCTGTGCTTGGTTGTGGTTGGTGACGTACTTTAATAAACAATGGAATTCAAATTATCAATAACGGAATGATTGTAAAAATTAACATTCCAGCCATATAACCGGTATTTCAAAATTGATCGAAGCAAACTTGGTTTCAATCAATTGGACAATTACCATTATTGTTATCATCAATTATATTATTGTCAAAGTTGTAATTAAAGAAACGAACCATAAAGACTAATTCACCACTAAGCATGAATGCAAAAGCACTAACCGTAAGAGCGATAATGGCTAATTGCAATCAAAAATAGGCATCCCATTTATTACGGATGGTGTTGCGAGTGTAGGCAAAAGCAAACATTATTATGCTGCCAATAACTGCTAAGCTCATTAAAACAAAAGCAAGAACCATCAAACTATAACCAGTTTGTAAAAAGGACATTTGGTCCGATTGACTATTATTTTGAATGTAATTATTTATATCGTCTAATGTAAATCAACGCCCACAACTTTCGCGGAAGCCTAAAGCAAAGACTGCCAATAAGAAACTAGCTAGGCAACTAAAACTGACAATTAAATAAGCAAGAGCCCGTTTTTTCATTTTGCCTCCTCTTTTGATTATATCGAGAGTTCAAGACCAAAAGGCCTTTAGGCAAATATAAGACAAAAATTATTCCATTAACCCTGCTTCATAAAGTTTTTTAAAGTGACCGGGGACTTTTTTTAAGTCTTCAAACTTACCTGTTTGAACAATACCAGCCCCATTTGCGCCGAGAACAACAATCAAATCAGCTTTTTTAATAGTTGAAAGTCGATGGGCGATAGTAATAGTAGTTCTACCCTTCATCAATTTTTCCAATTGTTTTTGAATTTCTTTTTCCACAATATTATCTAAAGCCGAAGTGGCTTCATCAAGGATAAGTACTTGAGGATTTTTTAAGAACATTCTCGCAATCACTAAACGTTGCTTTTGGCCTCCTGAAAGCATGAAACCACGTTCACCCAAAATCGTGTCATATCCTTGAGGTCAAGTCATCACTAAATTATGTAAATCAGCTTTTTTACAGGCGGCAATAACCTCTTCCTCAGTTGCCGCAAATCGGCCATATTTAACATTTTCCTTAACGGTTCCAAATAGGATTTGTGGATCTTGTTCAACATAGCCAATATGGTCAAGGTAACTTTGTAAATTAATATCTTGAAGGTTATGATTTTCATTAATCGTTATACTTCCACTTTTTGGATCATAGAAACGCAGTAATAATTTAGCAATTGTTGATTTTCCTGAACCAGTTTCACCGACAAAGGCATAAGATTTTCCTTCCTCAAAAGTAAAGTTAAATTTGGGAAGAATTGTCTTTTCCGGTTTTTCTGGATAAGCGAACTCTAGTTCCTTAAAACTAATTGGTCCATCGATTTTGTCAATTTTAATTCCGGTGCTATAATGAGGATTCAAAATTGGTTTAGAATCAATTACCGTTCATACTCTTTTTGCCGCTACTGCTGCTTGGGCTAAACCGAAAGACACCCCCATTACTTGGAAGAGCGGACCAATCATAATACTTTGAGCAATAAGGAATGCCGAAAATGTATCCTTGAAAAAATCGGGTTTATTCTTAAAAATGAGTCCTGCGCCAACAACAACTGCTACTTGAAGAATAAATATGCCTGCTCACATTGACGTCAACATGAATGACTGAATTCTTCCAATTGGCTTAGCTTTTTTATAGTATTCTTTATGGACCTCATGGAAGCGAGTGGTTTCGTAATCTTCAGTTCCTGTTGCCTTAATCAAACGAATTGTAGCCACTCGATCAGTAACATTCCCATTAATTTCAGTTACTACTTGGCGTACTTTGTCATAACGTTTTTTAGTTAAAGCATAACTTAAAAACATTACTAGCATGATTATTAAAAAGACTCCAATCACTATCAAAGCCAATTGTCAGGCTAAAACTAGCATCATCACAAAAGCAGCTATCATTTCAAAAAATGAGACTCCTAGTTGTAGCGGAATTTGAACAGTTTGATCACCAACAATTTGTGTGTCGGAAATTACCTTAGTTAAAATTTCACCAATTTTTTTATTTGAATAATAAGAAATGTCTTGGCGAACTAATGCTTCCAATGTTTTATTTCTTAAATCAATCTCTACCTTTCGTCCTAAAAGATAGGCCACATAATCGAAGAAATAACACATCGGAGTATAGATTAAAATAATCCCTAGCGCAATGAGAGAAAGTTGCAAGATTGATAGATTTCAATAATTATCAGGATAAGGAGTACCTACAACATGGGTAATATTCGTTGTGATTTGTTGGACAATTAACGGAATAGTGACAGAGCACCCAACAAGCACTATGATAATTAAGAACATGGCCAATGAAAAATGTCATTCTTTTTTCATATAATAGGCAATTGTATAGATTAGGGAACGTTTCTTTTCTTTTTTTGACCTTTCTCCCTCATTGATAATAAGTTTATTATTGGCTGTTAATTCTTTAGTTTTTAAAGACATACTTTCCTTTCTGGAAGACCTAAAGTTATTTTTCAATAAAAAATATCGGTAAACCGATATTTTTATCCTATCTTAGAAAGGAGTCTAAGGTCAAGGACTCCGAGAAATATTAAAAAACCTAAATATTAAAACTGCGATTTCTTAGAACCAATAATGATCCACTTCAGCATGCACTCCCAACAACAAACATTAGCGGCAATTGTCAAGCATAATCCATCGCTTTGATTGGTGGGATAACTATTCTCCACATTGATATTCACATTCCATCATCACCACCATTGACTCATTCAGACACAAAACTTAAGGAATCTTTTTGTAATGAAAGGATGGTAAAGTAACGGAAGTAACTTAACGTCTTACCAAGTTTACCCTCACCGAACAAAGTTTCGCCTTGGCCCAAAATATAAGCCACGATAAACCACAAAGTTAAGCCAATCAATACTGTTCAAACGCTTCAATTATTTGGCAACGAAGCAGCAATAATTCACATTATCCCTAGTCAGAAAAAACCAAAAACAATTAAAGCTAAATCAGAAAGAAGTAAACGACCAACGCCTTTACTAAAATCATAAGTATTAATTCCGTAAAAAATCATTTGTGAAATCACTAAACAGGCACTAATGATTACAAAACCTAATAAAAAGACAAAGATTTTAGTAAAGAAAATCTTATATCTTGAAAGCGGTGTAGTTAATCAAGATGCTAAATAACCCTTGTCAATATCTTTTAATAATGTTGAGGAAATTATTACGAAGCCGTAAATTGTATAAAGTAAGGGCATTCCAAAATGGAAAATAATTACTTTTAGAAAGACAAAAGTTCCTGTTGTAAAGCCGTTACTATCATTTTGATCATAAAACCAATGAGTCAGTAAACCAAAAGCCGCCAAACCAATCGCCAAAATACTAAAGATTAAAACAACAACCCAAGATCTTTTGAATTCTGCCTTAAATAGAGCACCATTAATCATCGAATTTTACCTCATCTCCATAATATTTAAGGAAGTGTTGTTCCAAACTAAATGGTACTTCACGATAACCATCTAAACCAAAGTCCACAATTTTCATTAGGAATTCTTTTGCTTCTTTGGGAGGCACTTTGACTTCTAAAGTTCTCAAACCAGAATCTTTTTTCAAAATTTCAAGATTAGATTTTTCAATGAATCGTTGATAATCATCGAGATTTTTAAATTTGATTTCGTAAACTTTATGAGCATTCATGCGCAACTTTTCTAAACTTATTTCCTCAATCATATGGCCCTTTTTAATAAAGCCAACACGGTCACAATTACTTTCCATTTCGCCAAAAATATGGGAACTAATGAAAACTGTAGTACCGCTATTTTTGCTTCTAGAAACAAGTTGATTAAATTTTTCTTGCATTAATGGATCAAGTCCTGAAGTTGGCTCATCCAAAATCAGCACTTTTGGTTTATGCATAAAACAAGCAATAATAGCTACTTTTTGCTTCATCCCTTTGGACATTTTGCTAATTTTAGCTTTAGGATTTAACTCAAAATAGTTAATCAGTTTTTCAACATAACTCCAATCAACATTTTTCCGAATATTGGCGATTGTTTTTAGATATTGGCCCCCAGTCATATAATTTGGTAAAGTGACTTCTCCAGCCAAATAACCAGTATCCTCCATAATGACATCGGCCTTACTTCAAATATCATGGCCTAAAATAGTACCATGACCTTTGGTTGATTTAATAAAACCAACCATTTGGCGAATTACTGTGGATTTTCCAGCCCCGTTAGGACCAATAAACCCATAGACTTCACCTTTGTTAACAGTTAAATTAACATCAAAACAACCAACATTTTTGGCATATTCCTTTGTTAAATTGGTAAGTTTAATAACTTCCATAATGAGCGCCTCTATTCTTTATTAATTTATAAATTTGTTACTTTTCTCGAGAACAACAAATTTATAAGTCATGATTAGTATTTTAACCTAAAAATAAGCGAAAACAATAAAAAAAACGCCACCACTATGACGTTTCGTGAGGTTATTTTAGTAGTCATCACCCTTTAAAATATGGTTTAAATAATCACCAACACCGCCCTCATCATTAGTCTTGTGAGTTACTCCATCAGCTACAAATTTTAAGGCATCAGCAGCATTTTTCATGGCCACACCATAGCCTACTTTTTGAATCATTTCAAAATCGTTCATTTGGTCACCAAAAGCAATAACATTTTGGATGTTTTTATTATAGTATTGCGCAATAATGTTAACCGCAAAGCCCTTGCTAGCATTTTTATTAGTTAATGTAAAAACTGGTTTTTCGCTTGGATTAGAAATTCCGTAGAGGATATCACTTTGAATTTTAACGGCATCGTGATATTTGGCTAAAGTTCGGAACACTCGGTTCTTATAACTGCTTTTCTTCAATTTTAAGACGATATTGGTCGAAGGACCATCCCAAAGCTCCCAAGGACTACCAGTGATTAATTGCTCAGTGCTATTTGGAGATTTAAGATCAGAAAGGTGGAAAAATTGGTCAAGGTCAGCATCTTCTTTTCAAATTAGAACTTTGTCATAGTATTCAAAGATAATGTTTTCTACACTAGCCTTGATAACTGGCTCGTTAATAATTTGTTGAATAATATCAGAGTTAATCGAAAAAACAATCCGCTTAAACTCCCGTCTAGAAGGATCAGAAATATGGGCCCCATCAAAATTCGTTAATAAACTTGTCAAACCAAGTTCATGATAAATATCTTTAATAGCTCGAAATGGTCGTCCAGTAATGATGGCTACAATGTGACCATCCGCTTGGGCTTGCATCAAAGCTTTTTTGGTAAGAGGATTCATTGTTTTACCGTCATTATTTAGAACTGTTCCATCAAGGTCAACAAGAATTAAGCGTTTGCTATTAAGATTTGTAAGTTGCATAATACCTCCATATTTACTCTGATTTTATAGCAAAAACTGGAGTATAATTTTAGATAACGATTGCTTATGAACATAAGCACAAAAACACAAAAGGATAACAATGCGGAAACTCTCAACCAACGAAATTCGTCAAATGTGATTGGACTTTTTTCAAAGTAAAGGTCATCACTTTTTAGCACCCGCCTCTTTGATTCCAGTCAATGATCCATCATTATTATGAATCAACTCAGGAGTGGCAACTTTAAAGCCATATTTTGAAGGTCGTAAAAATCCTCCTTCATCACGATTAACTAACTCTCAAAAAGCCATTCGTACCAATGATATTGAAAATGTTGGAGTAACTTCACGTCACCAAACAATGTTTGAAATGTTGGGAAATTTTTCAATTGGTGATTACTTCAAAGCAGAGGCAATCACGATGGCTTGAGAGTTATTAACAAGTCCAGAATGATTTGATATTCCTAAGGAAAAACTTTACATCACTGTTTTCAATGAAGATCAAGATGCCTATGATTTTTGAAAAAACCAAATTGGTATTCCTGAGGACCATTTATTCTCCTTAACTCGCGATACAAATTTTTGGGATGTTGGTCAAGGGCCTTGTGGACCAAATACAGAAATTTTCTTTGATCGTGGTCAACAATGAGATCCATTAAACTTGGGAACAAAATTACTAAGTGACGATATTGAAAATGACCGTTACATTGAAATTTGAAATGTTGTCTTCTCCCAATTTAATAATGACGGAACTAATTGTTATACAGAGTTACCACGAAAAAATATTGATACCGGGGCTGGCCTAGAGCGTTTAGCTTCTATCTTCCAAGAAACTCCAACTAATTTTGAAACAGATATTTTCTTCCCAACAATCAAAAAGATTGAAACTTTCACTAAGGATAATGTTAAATACTCTCTTGATGATTACCAAAATCCCAACCCAGCCCAAACTAAGGTAAACGTGGCTTTTAAAGTAATTGCCGATCATGTTCGCGCCGTTTCTTTTGCAATTGCTGATGGGGTTTTTCCAGGCAATAAAGATCGCAATTATGTAATTCGCCGTTTAATTCGTCGTGCCTCAACTTATGGTTTCGAATTAGGAATCAATGGAGCCTTTCTTTATAAATTAGTTCCTGAAGTAATTAAAAGTATGGGACAGTTCTATCCATATCTTCAAGAAAAAGCAAAGGTCATTACTGAAACCATTAAAGACGAAGAAGAAAAATTCTTAAAAACTTTAAGCAAAGGTTATACCCTTCTTAATAAAATTATTGCAGAAGAAAAAACTGTCTCTGGTAAGAATGCATGATTATTGTTTGAATCTTTTGGGTTTCCAATTGAATTAACTTTAGAAATTGCCCAAAAAAACCAAATTCCTGTGGCAATAGATGATTTCAAGAAATTAGCTAATGAAGCCCGCGAACAAGCTCGCCAAGCTCGCCAAGACCAAAAGGCTTGAGACAAGCAAAGTGAATTTTATACAAAATTAAAAGTCCCATCTGAATTCACTGGTTGAAACGAAATAGTTCATGAAGGTTCAAAGGTTGTTTACCTTTTTGTCAATGAAAAGGAAGTGACAAGCTTAGAAAACACAACGGGATTCTTAATTCTAGATAAAACTCCTTTTTATGCAGAAAAAGGAGGACAAGCTGGAGATGCCGGAATAATTCGTGGTCCTCACGGAACGGCGTATGTTTTTGATACCCAACAAGGGCCTAATCACCAACATATTCACCAAGTGAATGTCCAAGGGAAAATTAGTCTAAACGACCTAGTTGACGCTTTAGTCGATGAAGAAAAACGTTTACTTACAATGAAAAACCATTCTGGAACCCATATGATTCATTGAGCTCTTCGTGAAGTTTTGGGAACCACTGTTATGCAAGCTGGTTCTTATAATGATGAAAAAGGCTTACGAATGGACTTTACTTTCAATCGTCCTATCAAACCAGAGGAACTAGCTAAAGCCCAAGCCTTAGTTTTGGAAAAAATCCAAAAAGAGGTCCCACGCAAGGTTTATTTCTGTTCAATGGAAGAAGCTGTTAATAAGCATCAAGCTTTAGCCTTCTTTACAGAAAAATATGATGAAATAGTCAGAGTAATCAAATTTGGTGACTTCTCTTGTGAATTGTGTGGAGGTACTCACGTTCGTAACACCAAGGAAATTGAAGACTTCTTGATTACAAACTTGGAATCAAAGGGAAATGGTTTGTTCCGAATTAAAGCACTAACTTCTTTTCAAACAATTGAAAATTATCTTCAACACCAATTCGGAACTCTTCTTGAGGAAATTGACCAATTGCAAGATCGATATCAAGAAACAAAAGCTTTATTGGTTGACAAACAATGAGAAATCCAAGTTCAAAATTTAAAAGCTCTTCCTATCACTAAAGATAATTTAACGAAGTTGAAAAAGGGTGTCGCCAATTTATATGAAATGGCCAAAGATTATCGTAAAAAGGTACAGGCAAAACAAACCCAATTACGAATTAAACCCTATCTTAATCTTGAACCGGTTTCAGCAACCCAAGACGCTCCGGCCCGCTTGCAATTTATGGATACAAACCTAAATTTAAATGAATTAAAAGAACTGGCTGATTCCTTAAAACAAAAACATCCGCAAACCATCATTATTTTAGGTGGTCATAAAGAGGATAACCACTTTTTAGTAGTAACTGTCGCTCCTGAATTGCAAACCAAGTATTCGGCAATTGAGATTTTTAAAAATTTACCTGGTTTTAACACTCAAGGAGGGGGAAACGTTAGTTTTGCCCAAGGTCGTTACAAGCCAATTAACGAAAACTAAAAAAATAAAATCTACACATCTAAAGGAGTGTAGATTTTATTTTTTTAGTTTAGAAAAGAGTTTTTATGAAAAAAGTCAAAGTCAAAAATGGCTTGTTAACAAATTGGTAAATTAAATAGATTTAATTAAGTCATGACTTTTTGCCGGTGAAAGAGCTTGTTTAACTAAAATTTAGCCTCGAACTAATTATTTTATAATCGCTGATATTTTTTTAACCTTAGGAGGATAATTAAATTGTATGGACTAATTTAATATTAATAAATATTTATTTAGTCGCTTTAGAAAAGTTAACTTTTTAATAACCAAGGAGAGAAACCATGCAAAAAATGTTAATGATTTTAGCGGTGGTATTTTTTTGTAATACACGAATCTGTGCACTGCTATTCATATCGTTTGTTTCGCCAAACATTTCAATGCTATCACCTCAATCATACGAGACCAAAGAAACTCTTTTAGACGTGCCAAGTGTCACTCAAGAGACGACTAAATATTCTGTATCCGCTTCGCTGACAAGCATTTTTAAATTTTGAGGTTGGAGTGGAAATAAAACTCAAGACCAAATCTATCAGGAAGTTCGCTTCGCCTCGTCTGCCCTTGAGTTAGCCGTAACCGATGGCCCAATAATGAATCGTGATGTTGCTAATTACATGAATGATTTTATTATGGAGAAAACAAACAAGCGAGCAGAATATACATTTTCAGAAAAGCCAACAATGTTTAGAGTTTCACTAAACGATATCATTATTTTTTCGGCCTATGTTTGAAAGTCTTTAGCACTTGATACGCCTCTTATGTTAGGAACGTATTCAGGGTCAAACACCCAGTCTTTAGTCATTTGCGGTTTTAAGGAAGATATCACTAGTCCCTGACATGATAAGTATGGCCTAATGGATCCAGAAGATGGTCAAGTTAAATGAGTAATTGCCCAAGTACTTTACCAAGCCTTGAGTCATGGTTTTACGATTATTGGCGCTGGCACGATGCCTCAAATTCAAAACGTGCCGGACATAGATATTAGTCCCTTTAGTCGTGACTTAAACAACTTACCAAGTAATAATGATCCTATATATGTCGGCGAAGTAGAAACGAACATTACAAAATATGCAGGAATGTCCAACTTTTTTTATTCTAATGCAACATTTCTTTTTCTAACAATTAGTGATTTTAGCTCAGAAATTAAAAGGACTGATAGTGATTTAGATATTTTAGAGCCTTTTGTAATTAAGCCAGAAGACATTATTACGGAAAAATTGGTCAGTTGAATCCCTCAAAGTACCTTTTTTCATTATGGTGTTGAAAATATCGGTAGTGAAAATATTACCACTTGAGCTAGTATCAAAATTTTGCTAAACCCGATTCAAAATAACGATTTAACGATTTTATTACGCTTCTACGGTGGTTATAACATTACTGAAGTTTCTAATCCTAGACGCTTTAGTTTTCCTTACGA
This window encodes:
- a CDS encoding ABC transporter ATP-binding protein, encoding MEVIKLTNLTKEYAKNVGCFDVNLTVNKGEVYGFIGPNGAGKSTVIRQMVGFIKSTKGHGTILGHDIWSKADVIMEDTGYLAGEVTLPNYMTGGQYLKTIANIRKNVDWSYVEKLINYFELNPKAKISKMSKGMKQKVAIIACFMHKPKVLILDEPTSGLDPLMQEKFNQLVSRSKNSGTTVFISSHIFGEMESNCDRVGFIKKGHMIEEISLEKLRMNAHKVYEIKFKNLDDYQRFIEKSNLEILKKDSGLRTLEVKVPPKEAKEFLMKIVDFGLDGYREVPFSLEQHFLKYYGDEVKFDD
- the alaS gene encoding alanine--tRNA ligase; translation: MRKLSTNEIRQMWLDFFQSKGHHFLAPASLIPVNDPSLLWINSGVATLKPYFEGRKNPPSSRLTNSQKAIRTNDIENVGVTSRHQTMFEMLGNFSIGDYFKAEAITMAWELLTSPEWFDIPKEKLYITVFNEDQDAYDFWKNQIGIPEDHLFSLTRDTNFWDVGQGPCGPNTEIFFDRGQQWDPLNLGTKLLSDDIENDRYIEIWNVVFSQFNNDGTNCYTELPRKNIDTGAGLERLASIFQETPTNFETDIFFPTIKKIETFTKDNVKYSLDDYQNPNPAQTKVNVAFKVIADHVRAVSFAIADGVFPGNKDRNYVIRRLIRRASTYGFELGINGAFLYKLVPEVIKSMGQFYPYLQEKAKVITETIKDEEEKFLKTLSKGYTLLNKIIAEEKTVSGKNAWLLFESFGFPIELTLEIAQKNQIPVAIDDFKKLANEAREQARQARQDQKAWDKQSEFYTKLKVPSEFTGWNEIVHEGSKVVYLFVNEKEVTSLENTTGFLILDKTPFYAEKGGQAGDAGIIRGPHGTAYVFDTQQGPNHQHIHQVNVQGKISLNDLVDALVDEEKRLLTMKNHSGTHMIHWALREVLGTTVMQAGSYNDEKGLRMDFTFNRPIKPEELAKAQALVLEKIQKEVPRKVYFCSMEEAVNKHQALAFFTEKYDEIVRVIKFGDFSCELCGGTHVRNTKEIEDFLITNLESKGNGLFRIKALTSFQTIENYLQHQFGTLLEEIDQLQDRYQETKALLVDKQWEIQVQNLKALPITKDNLTKLKKGVANLYEMAKDYRKKVQAKQTQLRIKPYLNLEPVSATQDAPARLQFMDTNLNLNELKELADSLKQKHPQTIIILGGHKEDNHFLVVTVAPELQTKYSAIEIFKNLPGFNTQGGGNVSFAQGRYKPINEN
- a CDS encoding ABC transporter ATP-binding protein; its protein translation is MSLKTKELTANNKLIINEGERSKKEKKRSLIYTIAYYMKKEWHFSLAMFLIIIVLVGCSVTIPLIVQQITTNITHVVGTPYPDNYWNLSILQLSLIALGIILIYTPMCYFFDYVAYLLGRKVEIDLRNKTLEALVRQDISYYSNKKIGEILTKVISDTQIVGDQTVQIPLQLGVSFFEMIAAFVMMLVLAWQLALIVIGVFLIIMLVMFLSYALTKKRYDKVRQVVTEINGNVTDRVATIRLIKATGTEDYETTRFHEVHKEYYKKAKPIGRIQSFMLTSMWAGIFILQVAVVVGAGLIFKNKPDFFKDTFSAFLIAQSIMIGPLFQVMGVSFGLAQAAVAAKRVWTVIDSKPILNPHYSTGIKIDKIDGPISFKELEFAYPEKPEKTILPKFNFTFEEGKSYAFVGETGSGKSTIAKLLLRFYDPKSGSITINENHNLQDINLQSYLDHIGYVEQDPQILFGTVKENVKYGRFAATEEEVIAACKKADLHNLVMTWPQGYDTILGERGFMLSGGQKQRLVIARMFLKNPQVLILDEATSALDNIVEKEIQKQLEKLMKGRTTITIAHRLSTIKKADLIVVLGANGAGIVQTGKFEDLKKVPGHFKKLYEAGLME
- a CDS encoding Cof-type HAD-IIB family hydrolase → MQLTNLNSKRLILVDLDGTVLNNDGKTMNPLTKKALMQAQADGHIVAIITGRPFRAIKDIYHELGLTSLLTNFDGAHISDPSRREFKRIVFSINSDIIQQIINEPVIKASVENIIFEYYDKVLIWKEDADLDQFFHLSDLKSPNSTEQLITGSPWELWDGPSTNIVLKLKKSSYKNRVFRTLAKYHDAVKIQSDILYGISNPSEKPVFTLTNKNASKGFAVNIIAQYYNKNIQNVIAFGDQMNDFEMIQKVGYGVAMKNAADALKFVADGVTHKTNDEGGVGDYLNHILKGDDY